In the Coriobacteriia bacterium genome, one interval contains:
- the menA gene encoding 1,4-dihydroxy-2-naphthoate octaprenyltransferase — MSARPSARTTNEAASPSAARAITPQERRAAWVQACRIRTLPLAAAGSVVAAGVAAAEGQFRLPVFLLMFLTSIMLQVIANFADDYGDLASGLDDETRVGPKRGMQRGIISVGEMKRVLIALCAATFIVGVALIAVSFATGPTMTGGSWLAAGVFVLLGVACIVAAITYTIGKHPYGYLGLGDIVSGLFFGIVAVVGGSFLYVHAFTASSVVAALALTLPVMGVMNVNNMRDAKRDKAKGKRTIANLLSDPAMRVYETVLLGVSAALFVAAMAMCGVRAWPAYVALVISWALWARVLVALWKIPNPERFDKLMAPTSMGTVLVALVWTICVALAA; from the coding sequence ATGAGCGCACGTCCTTCTGCACGCACGACAAACGAAGCCGCAAGTCCCAGCGCGGCCCGCGCGATCACGCCCCAGGAGCGCCGCGCCGCGTGGGTGCAGGCATGCCGCATCCGCACGCTGCCGCTAGCCGCCGCCGGCTCCGTCGTGGCGGCGGGCGTCGCGGCCGCCGAGGGGCAGTTCAGGCTCCCCGTGTTCCTGCTCATGTTCCTGACGAGCATCATGCTGCAGGTCATCGCGAACTTTGCCGACGACTACGGCGATTTGGCCTCGGGCCTCGACGACGAGACGCGCGTCGGCCCCAAGCGCGGCATGCAGCGCGGCATCATATCGGTCGGCGAGATGAAGCGCGTCCTCATCGCCCTGTGCGCGGCGACGTTCATCGTCGGCGTGGCGCTCATCGCCGTGTCGTTTGCGACGGGGCCCACCATGACGGGCGGTTCGTGGCTGGCCGCCGGCGTGTTCGTGCTGCTGGGCGTCGCGTGCATCGTCGCCGCCATCACGTACACGATCGGCAAGCATCCCTACGGCTACCTGGGCCTGGGCGACATCGTGAGCGGTCTGTTCTTCGGCATCGTGGCCGTCGTGGGCGGCAGCTTCCTCTACGTGCACGCCTTCACGGCGTCGAGCGTCGTGGCGGCGCTTGCGCTGACGCTGCCGGTCATGGGCGTCATGAACGTCAACAACATGCGCGACGCCAAGCGCGACAAGGCCAAGGGCAAGCGCACGATCGCCAACCTGCTCAGCGACCCCGCCATGCGCGTCTACGAGACCGTGCTGCTCGGCGTTTCGGCCGCGCTGTTCGTTGCGGCCATGGCCATGTGCGGCGTGCGCGCCTGGCCGGCCTACGTCGCGCTCGTGATCTCGTGGGCGCTATGGGCCCGCGTCCTCGTGGCGCTGTGGAAGATCCCCAATCCCGAGAGGTTCGACAAGCTCATGGCCCCCACGAGCATGGGCACGGTGCTCGTCGCCCTCGTGTGGACGATCTGCGTGGCACTCGCCGCGTAG
- a CDS encoding pyridoxal phosphate-dependent aminotransferase: MAEKALLNRKMVAFGNSNTAIRNAAARGQELKKQIGAENVFDFTIGNPFKPAPDEVREGFEQALQTLPQVPLHGYVMGSGIQSLREAIADDLNKKFGGSYTADDLIISTGASGAGYATIAAITNPGEGDEVIVLAPYFMGYEGWIESAGCVRVQVNTKPDTFQLDIDALDAAINEHTRAIIMDSPNNPTGAIYPAEDLKALGEMLARKEKELGQAIFLISDEPYRELVLTQGIEVPWVPDFYDDTIVLYSYSKCLSIPGDRCGWSLVGEKVSDSREVLAAIAGAARWNGLATTASTVEHAVEYCVRKGVRLDPQWYIDNRDALYAGLVELGYEPFLPDGAFYLWLKTPIESAVEFAELAVEHHIMVTPGETFGWPGYVRVTFCCDLDTIKRSMPAWTSLKAEVESRKTVVG; this comes from the coding sequence ATGGCTGAAAAGGCTCTGCTTAACAGGAAGATGGTCGCGTTCGGCAACTCCAACACCGCCATCCGCAACGCCGCCGCGCGCGGGCAGGAGCTCAAGAAGCAGATCGGCGCGGAGAACGTCTTCGACTTCACGATCGGCAACCCGTTCAAGCCGGCGCCCGACGAGGTGCGCGAGGGCTTTGAGCAGGCGCTCCAGACCCTTCCCCAGGTGCCGCTGCACGGTTACGTCATGGGGAGCGGCATCCAGAGCCTGCGCGAGGCCATAGCCGACGACCTCAACAAGAAGTTCGGCGGCTCGTATACGGCGGACGACCTCATCATCTCGACCGGCGCGAGCGGTGCGGGCTACGCGACGATCGCCGCCATCACGAACCCGGGCGAAGGCGACGAGGTCATCGTGCTCGCCCCCTACTTCATGGGCTACGAGGGCTGGATAGAGTCAGCGGGGTGCGTGCGCGTGCAGGTCAACACAAAGCCCGACACGTTCCAGCTCGACATCGACGCCCTCGATGCTGCAATCAACGAGCACACGCGCGCCATCATCATGGACTCGCCCAACAACCCGACGGGCGCCATCTACCCAGCCGAGGACCTCAAGGCGCTGGGCGAGATGCTCGCGCGCAAGGAGAAGGAGCTGGGCCAGGCCATCTTCCTCATCTCTGACGAGCCCTATCGCGAGCTCGTGCTGACGCAGGGCATCGAAGTCCCGTGGGTGCCCGACTTCTACGACGACACGATCGTGCTGTACTCCTACTCCAAGTGCCTCTCCATCCCCGGCGACCGCTGCGGCTGGTCGCTGGTGGGCGAGAAGGTCAGCGACTCCCGCGAGGTGCTGGCGGCGATCGCAGGCGCGGCGCGGTGGAACGGCCTCGCGACGACGGCGTCGACCGTCGAGCACGCCGTGGAGTACTGCGTGCGCAAGGGCGTGAGGCTTGACCCACAGTGGTATATTGACAACCGCGACGCCCTGTACGCCGGCCTCGTCGAGCTGGGCTACGAGCCCTTCCTGCCCGACGGCGCGTTCTACCTGTGGCTGAAGACGCCCATCGAGAGCGCCGTCGAGTTTGCCGAGCTGGCGGTCGAGCATCACATCATGGTGACGCCGGGCGAGACGTTTGGCTGGCCGGGATACGTGCGCGTGACGTTCTGCTGCGATCTCGACACCATCAAGCGGTCCATGCCGGCGTGGACGTCCTTGAAGGCCGAGGTGGAGTCTCGCAAGACTGTGGTGGGATAA
- a CDS encoding N-6 DNA methylase: MGEGTVRVGDVSWLAGDRQLRLPMARRIACKGPYPLYAENCQPYGIDDYALEAGGTVMVSAVGQVLTSAGTLIAHLEPGRCSASEHVHAVVPHDPGDARYLWRVLTTTPAASFYVAGSSQLRQLAPSALMSLRIPWPDADRRAAFVAALDGCDDERARLNDLIPQLYARADAAYAAEVAASSEERVRVADVCRLARGTDVPAADRAPDKPVRVEGPNGRLGRCDEALVSEPAVMVGPSGRHLLAHYVDEPAHPIAEMAFVTRGACDVDLPMLLLALRNAGVLDRLHVNGELVGTAGLTMENLGDVALALGTPAAREAFAAKVADAVRDVCAAQRALDELARSRSELVASFFSETDYEPAELPTPRGITVFPAALGAAQAAPVTPEPGSDPALGALGDIVREHSFGLAPDDVAWELGPLAVVHACADTGEWEPVAAAARATAQADLSAAEGDPGPAPEAPAGVVAALDAAMASLSERDDLLSFLPNLSYASSLLTPAQLAQWVMLLDAIEPSVVTSDAVRAVFSLPPMARALPPAVATVFAGALRGAVTGMEARGDAGRLETAYVPYEADGTVIDVLARELPDVTLRAQFEDFPCMLASAMVRAVELRDARETRGGLGAAAGSALAADEFADWKAPIVCAALPPNAGEWHAGAPAADDPRWVLGMPPRNKANYAWLQHALAHQSHGGATLLLVGNAALHSTSGSEPLLRRTLVEQRRVRLVCALPAGVFGDDRPAMSLVALGDEGCADDILFVDALGEGRPIEGAGLRACPRRVVPDDLACAIAGVCEAWLGATGLLASDAAPVPLRVVSVNDVLAQGATLAPWAYAPAR; the protein is encoded by the coding sequence ATGGGCGAGGGTACGGTACGGGTCGGCGATGTGAGCTGGCTGGCGGGCGATCGCCAGCTGCGCCTGCCTATGGCGCGACGCATAGCGTGCAAGGGCCCCTATCCGCTCTATGCGGAGAACTGCCAGCCGTACGGCATCGATGATTACGCGCTCGAGGCCGGCGGGACTGTCATGGTGAGCGCCGTGGGTCAGGTGCTCACGAGCGCTGGGACGCTCATCGCGCACCTCGAGCCGGGGCGCTGTTCCGCGAGCGAGCACGTGCACGCCGTCGTGCCGCATGACCCCGGTGACGCCCGCTATCTCTGGCGCGTCCTGACGACGACGCCTGCCGCCTCCTTCTACGTGGCCGGGTCTTCCCAGCTGCGCCAGCTTGCGCCCTCGGCCCTCATGTCGCTGCGCATCCCGTGGCCCGACGCCGATCGGCGCGCCGCGTTCGTGGCGGCGCTTGACGGGTGCGACGACGAGCGTGCGCGCCTGAACGACCTCATCCCGCAGCTTTACGCCCGCGCCGACGCGGCATATGCTGCCGAAGTTGCTGCGAGCTCCGAAGAGCGCGTGCGCGTGGCTGACGTGTGTCGCCTCGCGCGGGGCACCGACGTTCCCGCGGCCGATCGCGCGCCCGACAAGCCCGTGCGCGTCGAAGGTCCCAACGGCAGGCTCGGGCGCTGCGACGAGGCGCTCGTGAGCGAGCCTGCCGTCATGGTGGGGCCGTCCGGCCGGCACCTGCTGGCGCACTATGTGGACGAGCCGGCCCACCCCATCGCAGAGATGGCGTTCGTCACCCGCGGGGCCTGCGACGTCGACCTGCCCATGCTGCTGCTCGCGCTGCGCAATGCCGGCGTTCTCGACCGCTTGCACGTCAACGGCGAGCTCGTAGGCACGGCGGGCCTGACGATGGAAAACCTCGGCGACGTGGCGCTTGCTCTTGGCACGCCCGCCGCCCGAGAGGCGTTTGCTGCCAAGGTAGCGGATGCCGTACGCGACGTGTGTGCCGCCCAGCGGGCCCTGGACGAGTTGGCTCGCTCACGCTCCGAGCTCGTCGCCTCGTTCTTCTCCGAGACGGACTACGAGCCGGCCGAGCTGCCCACCCCGCGGGGCATCACCGTCTTCCCGGCCGCCCTCGGGGCGGCGCAGGCGGCTCCCGTGACGCCGGAGCCAGGAAGTGATCCCGCCCTGGGCGCGCTCGGCGACATCGTGCGCGAGCACTCCTTTGGCTTGGCTCCCGATGACGTCGCGTGGGAGCTCGGCCCGCTCGCTGTCGTGCACGCCTGCGCCGACACTGGCGAGTGGGAGCCCGTCGCGGCTGCCGCCCGTGCCACGGCCCAGGCGGACCTCTCTGCCGCCGAGGGCGATCCAGGTCCTGCGCCCGAGGCCCCCGCAGGTGTCGTTGCGGCGCTTGACGCTGCCATGGCATCGCTGTCCGAGCGGGACGACCTGCTGTCGTTCTTGCCGAACCTGTCGTACGCGAGCTCGCTGCTGACGCCTGCCCAGCTCGCGCAGTGGGTGATGCTGCTCGACGCTATCGAGCCGTCTGTCGTTACGTCCGACGCCGTGCGCGCCGTGTTCTCGCTGCCTCCGATGGCGCGTGCCCTGCCGCCCGCAGTGGCGACCGTGTTTGCGGGGGCGCTGCGCGGGGCTGTCACTGGCATGGAGGCGCGGGGCGATGCGGGCCGGCTTGAGACGGCATACGTCCCCTACGAGGCCGACGGCACCGTTATTGACGTGCTGGCTCGCGAGCTTCCCGACGTGACGCTGCGTGCGCAGTTCGAGGACTTCCCCTGCATGCTGGCGAGCGCCATGGTGCGCGCTGTCGAGCTGCGTGACGCCCGGGAGACGCGCGGAGGGCTGGGGGCGGCTGCCGGCAGCGCCTTGGCTGCCGACGAGTTCGCCGACTGGAAAGCGCCGATCGTCTGCGCGGCGCTGCCTCCCAATGCCGGGGAGTGGCATGCCGGGGCTCCGGCGGCTGATGACCCACGCTGGGTGCTGGGGATGCCGCCGCGCAACAAGGCAAACTACGCCTGGTTGCAGCACGCTCTGGCGCACCAGTCCCACGGCGGCGCGACGCTGCTGCTCGTGGGCAATGCGGCGCTGCACTCGACGTCGGGTTCGGAGCCGCTGCTGCGCCGTACGCTCGTCGAGCAGCGTCGCGTACGTCTCGTCTGTGCGTTGCCGGCGGGCGTGTTCGGCGACGATCGCCCTGCGATGAGCCTTGTCGCGCTCGGCGACGAGGGCTGCGCTGACGACATCCTGTTTGTGGACGCGCTCGGCGAGGGCCGGCCCATCGAGGGGGCGGGGCTGCGCGCCTGTCCGCGTCGCGTGGTTCCAGACGACCTTGCTTGCGCCATCGCGGGCGTTTGCGAGGCGTGGCTTGGCGCAACGGGGCTGCTGGCGTCTGATGCAGCCCCTGTGCCGCTGCGCGTCGTCAGCGTTAATGACGTGCTCGCTCAGGGCGCCACGCTTGCTCCGTGGGCCTACGCCCCGGCGAGGTAG
- a CDS encoding MFS transporter: MAEEFKDASSTGSTAPSVPSDGQEGPRVRSSGSGFSRSYFALVVAQIISLLGDRILCFALPLYVLNLTGSASLYSVVTASALVPYIVLTPVGGVVADRVMRQRLMACLDCVLALICVAFLLLEGSVDLVVLCICAMVGLYAVQAFYAPTVQASVPSLVGRTSLIRATAITNQVTSLVSLVGPFVSGMLYGFFGLTPILVVGIFAFACSCVVVSLFVHTPRVARPGVGADSDVPASHRSPLAVVAGDLRDAGRFLRTNPPLIKTIALSAALNFVLSAFANVGLPVIVTQVLGLSNQLMGVAEACVGVGGLLGGAFVAVLGPRLRLRHASLGVVLAAVMFVPMALVLRLLPGGMVSYGAVVGCLALVMAGCQMFTIQCVTYVQLTTPDALIGKVISLCVAACMCAAPAGQLVWGVLFDAFRAQVAGLALAVAALSLLLALATHATFRHLADPAESSRRGAAE; the protein is encoded by the coding sequence GTGGCAGAAGAGTTTAAAGACGCATCTTCGACCGGAAGCACGGCCCCTTCTGTCCCTTCGGACGGGCAAGAGGGGCCGCGCGTCCGGTCTTCAGGCTCCGGGTTCTCCCGGTCGTACTTCGCACTCGTCGTCGCGCAGATCATCTCTCTGCTGGGCGACCGCATCCTCTGCTTCGCGCTGCCTCTCTACGTGCTGAACCTCACGGGATCGGCGTCGCTCTACAGCGTCGTGACGGCCAGCGCCCTCGTGCCCTACATCGTGCTGACGCCCGTCGGGGGCGTCGTCGCCGACCGCGTGATGCGCCAGCGGCTCATGGCGTGCCTCGACTGCGTGCTTGCGCTCATCTGCGTGGCGTTCCTGCTGCTCGAGGGGTCTGTCGACCTCGTCGTGCTCTGCATCTGCGCCATGGTGGGCCTCTACGCCGTGCAGGCGTTCTACGCGCCGACGGTGCAGGCGAGCGTCCCGAGCCTCGTGGGCCGGACCAGCCTCATCCGCGCCACGGCCATCACGAACCAGGTGACGTCGCTCGTGTCGCTCGTCGGGCCGTTCGTGAGCGGCATGCTGTACGGCTTCTTCGGCCTCACGCCCATCCTCGTCGTGGGTATCTTCGCCTTTGCGTGCTCGTGCGTCGTCGTGAGCCTGTTCGTCCACACACCCCGTGTCGCGCGGCCGGGGGTCGGAGCAGACTCGGACGTCCCCGCGAGCCATCGCAGCCCGCTCGCCGTCGTTGCGGGCGACCTGCGCGACGCGGGCCGCTTCCTGCGCACGAACCCGCCGCTCATCAAGACGATCGCGCTGTCGGCAGCGCTGAACTTCGTGCTGTCCGCGTTTGCGAACGTGGGCCTGCCCGTCATCGTGACGCAGGTGCTCGGGCTGTCCAACCAGCTCATGGGCGTCGCCGAGGCGTGCGTCGGCGTGGGTGGTCTGCTCGGCGGGGCTTTTGTGGCTGTCCTGGGGCCGCGCCTGCGCTTGCGCCACGCGTCACTCGGCGTCGTCCTCGCCGCTGTGATGTTCGTGCCGATGGCGCTGGTGCTGCGGCTGCTCCCGGGCGGCATGGTGTCGTACGGGGCAGTCGTGGGGTGCCTGGCGCTCGTCATGGCGGGCTGCCAGATGTTCACGATCCAGTGCGTCACGTACGTGCAGCTCACAACGCCCGACGCACTCATCGGCAAGGTTATCTCGCTGTGCGTGGCGGCGTGCATGTGCGCGGCGCCTGCGGGCCAGCTCGTGTGGGGCGTCCTGTTTGACGCATTTCGTGCGCAGGTGGCGGGGCTCGCGCTTGCCGTCGCGGCTCTCTCGCTGCTGCTGGCCCTCGCGACGCACGCGACGTTTCGCCACCTCGCCGACCCGGCGGAGTCTTCCCGGCGAGGCGCTGCCGAGTAA
- a CDS encoding DUF3267 domain-containing protein, which produces MRKQAAMREVLDVNIFDEGTPAQKTLMRASIWLMLACLALAIVASIPLVLTGFGPGLDGLMRFVIVVFAGYAVSLPVHELVHAAFFKLLGPRGTKVIFGFQSGMLYAGCPGVRLSRGRCAAVLLAPFVTLSIVYGLLGLALPFTWAPLLAVWLFALHASGCVGDFYFVALIARHPEATLCEDTNKGIRLLAP; this is translated from the coding sequence GTGAGGAAGCAGGCTGCGATGCGCGAGGTTCTGGACGTCAACATCTTTGACGAGGGCACACCGGCCCAAAAGACGCTCATGCGCGCCTCGATCTGGCTCATGCTCGCGTGCCTTGCCCTGGCCATCGTCGCGAGCATCCCTCTGGTTCTAACCGGCTTTGGCCCGGGGCTCGACGGCCTGATGCGGTTCGTGATCGTTGTCTTTGCGGGCTATGCTGTCTCGCTGCCGGTACACGAGCTCGTTCACGCGGCGTTCTTCAAGCTGCTAGGCCCTCGGGGCACGAAGGTCATCTTCGGGTTCCAGTCTGGCATGCTCTACGCGGGGTGCCCGGGAGTGCGTTTGAGCCGCGGGCGCTGCGCGGCCGTGCTGCTGGCCCCGTTCGTCACGCTGTCGATCGTCTACGGCCTGCTCGGCCTGGCACTGCCGTTCACCTGGGCGCCGCTGCTTGCCGTCTGGCTGTTCGCGCTGCACGCGTCGGGCTGCGTCGGTGACTTCTACTTTGTCGCGCTCATCGCTCGGCACCCCGAGGCCACGCTCTGCGAGGACACGAACAAGGGCATCAGGCTGCTGGCCCCGTAG
- the nrdG gene encoding anaerobic ribonucleoside-triphosphate reductase activating protein, whose amino-acid sequence MNYAEIKYVDIANGPGTRTSLFVSGCRIHCKNCFNAQTWDFLFGKPFTAEVEDEILASLEPRYVHGLTVLGGEPMEPENQRALVGFLHRVRERFPRKTIWCFTGYTLDVVAFGAKHCEATDELLGLIDVLVDGPFVEEKHELGLRFRGSSNQRLIDMRATRAAWDAARAGLGADASEQDVRAALRVVEPVWWVDDPVYATHTM is encoded by the coding sequence ATGAACTACGCGGAGATCAAGTATGTTGACATTGCTAATGGGCCGGGGACGCGGACGAGCTTGTTCGTGTCGGGGTGCCGCATCCATTGCAAGAACTGCTTCAACGCGCAGACGTGGGACTTCCTGTTTGGCAAGCCGTTCACGGCCGAGGTCGAGGACGAGATCCTCGCGAGCCTTGAGCCTCGCTACGTGCACGGCCTGACTGTGCTGGGCGGCGAGCCGATGGAGCCGGAGAATCAGCGGGCCCTCGTGGGCTTCCTACACCGGGTGCGCGAGCGCTTCCCGCGCAAGACCATCTGGTGCTTCACGGGGTACACGCTGGATGTCGTGGCGTTCGGGGCCAAGCATTGCGAGGCGACCGACGAGCTGCTCGGCCTCATCGACGTGCTTGTAGACGGCCCATTCGTCGAGGAGAAGCACGAGCTCGGCCTGCGTTTCCGGGGCTCGTCCAACCAGCGTCTTATCGACATGCGGGCGACGCGGGCGGCCTGGGATGCGGCGCGCGCCGGACTGGGCGCCGACGCCTCGGAGCAGGACGTGCGGGCTGCCTTGCGGGTTGTCGAGCCCGTGTGGTGGGTAGACGATCCGGTGTACGCGACCCATACAATGTAG
- the nrdD gene encoding anaerobic ribonucleoside-triphosphate reductase: protein MKIIKRNGSEVDFDIAKITNAISKANAQVLPAHRLTPEQITRISNKVEQLVEDTPHIVSVEEIQDMVENAIMSANAFEVARHYITYRYVQGLKRQANTTDDKILSLIECNNEEVKQENSNKNPTVNSVQRDYMAGEVSKDLAMRRLLPADVVEAHKEGIIHFHDSDYYAQHMHNCDLVNLEDMLQNGTVISGTLIEKPHSFSTACNIATQIIAQVASSQYGGQSISLTHLAPFVDVSRKKIRKDVIAELTEMGVEPELDKLSDVVEKRLREEIRRGVQTIQYQVVTLMTTNGQAPFVTVFMYLNEAKDEREKHDLAMIIEETLRQRYEGVKNEEGVWITPAFPKLIYVLEADNIEEGQPFFYLTKLAAKCTAKRMVPDYISEKKMKELKLSKGETEGNGDCYTCMGCRSFLTPDRSGNGYDNVANAGNYEPGKPKYYGRFNQGVVTINLPDVALSAGRDMDKFWEIFDERLELCHRALRCRHDRLKGTLSDAAPILWQYGALARLPKGTPIDPLLYGGYSTISLGYAGLYECVKAMTGESHTNEEAKPFALQVMQHMNDKCTEWKTAENIDYSLYGTPLESTTYKFSKSLQRRWGIIPGVTDKGYITNSYHVHVSEQIDAYTKLKFESEFQRLSPGGAISYVEVPNMQDNLEAVIDVLQFIYDNIMYAELNTKSDYCQVCGYDGEIQIIEEDGKLVWECPHCGNRDQSKMNVARRTCGYIGTQFWNQGRTEEIRDRVMHL from the coding sequence ATGAAGATCATCAAGCGCAACGGCTCAGAGGTCGACTTCGACATCGCTAAGATCACGAACGCCATCTCCAAGGCGAACGCCCAGGTGCTTCCCGCCCACCGTCTCACGCCCGAGCAGATCACGCGCATCTCCAACAAGGTGGAGCAGCTTGTCGAGGACACACCCCACATCGTCTCCGTCGAGGAGATCCAGGACATGGTGGAGAACGCCATCATGAGCGCCAACGCGTTCGAGGTGGCCCGCCACTACATCACCTACCGCTACGTGCAGGGCCTTAAGCGCCAGGCCAACACGACCGACGACAAGATCCTCTCGCTCATCGAGTGCAACAACGAAGAGGTCAAGCAGGAGAACTCCAACAAGAACCCCACCGTCAACTCCGTGCAGCGCGACTACATGGCGGGCGAGGTCTCCAAGGACCTCGCGATGCGCCGACTGCTGCCGGCCGACGTCGTGGAGGCCCACAAGGAAGGCATCATCCACTTCCACGACTCCGACTACTACGCGCAGCACATGCACAACTGCGACCTCGTCAACCTCGAGGACATGCTGCAGAACGGCACCGTCATCTCCGGCACGCTCATCGAGAAGCCGCACAGCTTCTCGACGGCGTGCAACATCGCCACGCAGATCATCGCGCAGGTCGCCAGCTCGCAGTACGGCGGCCAGTCCATCTCGCTGACGCACCTCGCGCCGTTCGTCGACGTCAGCCGTAAGAAGATCCGCAAGGACGTCATCGCCGAGCTCACGGAGATGGGCGTCGAACCCGAGCTGGACAAGCTGTCCGACGTCGTCGAGAAGCGCCTGCGCGAGGAGATCCGCCGAGGCGTGCAGACCATCCAGTACCAGGTCGTCACGCTCATGACGACGAACGGCCAGGCCCCGTTCGTCACGGTGTTCATGTACCTCAACGAGGCGAAGGACGAGCGCGAGAAGCACGACCTCGCCATGATCATCGAGGAGACGCTGCGCCAGCGCTACGAGGGCGTCAAGAACGAGGAGGGCGTCTGGATCACGCCGGCCTTCCCCAAGCTCATCTACGTGCTCGAGGCCGACAACATCGAAGAGGGCCAGCCGTTCTTCTACCTCACGAAGCTTGCGGCAAAGTGCACGGCCAAGCGCATGGTGCCCGACTACATCTCCGAGAAGAAGATGAAGGAGCTCAAGCTGTCCAAGGGCGAGACGGAGGGCAACGGCGACTGCTACACGTGCATGGGCTGCCGCAGCTTCCTGACGCCGGACCGCAGCGGCAACGGCTATGACAACGTGGCCAACGCCGGCAACTACGAGCCGGGCAAGCCGAAGTACTACGGCCGCTTTAACCAGGGCGTCGTGACGATCAACCTGCCCGACGTCGCACTGTCGGCCGGCCGTGACATGGACAAGTTCTGGGAGATATTCGACGAGCGTCTCGAGCTGTGCCACCGTGCACTGCGCTGCCGTCACGACCGCCTCAAGGGCACGCTGTCCGACGCCGCGCCCATCCTGTGGCAGTATGGTGCGCTGGCTCGCCTGCCGAAGGGCACGCCCATCGACCCGCTGCTCTACGGCGGCTACTCCACGATCAGCCTGGGCTATGCCGGCCTGTACGAGTGCGTGAAGGCCATGACGGGCGAGAGCCATACCAACGAGGAGGCCAAGCCGTTCGCGCTGCAGGTCATGCAGCACATGAATGACAAGTGCACCGAGTGGAAGACGGCCGAGAACATCGACTACTCGCTGTACGGCACGCCGCTCGAGTCGACGACGTACAAGTTCTCGAAGTCCCTGCAGCGCCGCTGGGGCATCATTCCTGGCGTCACGGACAAGGGCTACATCACGAACAGCTATCACGTCCACGTGAGCGAGCAGATCGACGCCTACACGAAGCTCAAGTTCGAGAGTGAGTTCCAGCGCCTGTCGCCCGGCGGTGCCATCAGCTACGTCGAGGTGCCCAACATGCAGGACAACCTCGAGGCCGTCATCGACGTGCTGCAGTTCATCTACGACAACATCATGTATGCCGAGCTCAACACGAAGAGCGACTACTGCCAGGTGTGCGGCTATGACGGTGAGATCCAGATCATCGAGGAGGACGGCAAGCTCGTGTGGGAGTGCCCGCACTGCGGCAACCGCGACCAGTCCAAGATGAACGTTGCGCGTCGCACGTGCGGCTACATCGGCACGCAGTTCTGGAACCAGGGCCGCACGGAGGAGATCCGCGACAGGGTGATGCACCTGTAA